ACCGCCGGCTGCTTCACCGCCGGCGAGGCGCTGCTGACCGCGCGGCTGGCCCGCGACGCGCTCGAGACCGACTGGGTCAAGCTCGAGGTGATCGCCGACGAGCGCACGCTGCTGCCCGACACGGTCGAGCTGCTCGACGCCGCCGAGCAACTCGTGGCCGAGGGCTTCGTGGTGCTCCCCTACACCAACGACGACCCGGTGCTCGCCCACCGGCTGGAGCAGGTCGGCTGCGCGGCGGTGATGCCGCTGGGGTCGCCGATCGGCAGCGGCCTCGGCATCCGCAACCCGCACAACATCGCGATGATCGTCGAGCAGGCGGGGGTGCCCGTGGTGCTCGACGCCGGGATCGGTACGGCGTCTGACGCGGCCCTCGCGATGGAGCTGGGCTGCGACGCGGTCCTGGTCGCCTCGGCGGTGACCCGGGCACAGGACCCGGGCGCGATGGCGACGGCGATCGCGCGGGGCGTGGAGGCCGGGCGGCTGGCGCGGCAGGCCGGGCGGATCCCACAGCGCTGGCACGCCCAGGCGTCGAGCCCCGTCGAGGGTCGCGCCAAGCTCGGCTGAACGACCCCTCTTCCGCCGCGACGGTTTCCCAGGAAGGCTCGCGGTATAGGCACCGGGAGGACCACAGCCGGGAGGAGCCCCATGAAACCCATGCCGCCGTTCGAGTCCGCGTCCCGGCTCGAGGAGCTGTCCGCGCTCGACCCGGTCATCGACCAGGTGCGTTCCCTGGCCCGCGAGGCGCTGTCGTCG
This genomic interval from Mycobacteriales bacterium contains the following:
- a CDS encoding thiazole synthase, whose product is MKDPLVIAGTPLHSRLIMGTGGAASMEGLETALRASGTELTTVAMRRVDPRARGSVLDVVRRLGIRLLPNTAGCFTAGEALLTARLARDALETDWVKLEVIADERTLLPDTVELLDAAEQLVAEGFVVLPYTNDDPVLAHRLEQVGCAAVMPLGSPIGSGLGIRNPHNIAMIVEQAGVPVVLDAGIGTASDAALAMELGCDAVLVASAVTRAQDPGAMATAIARGVEAGRLARQAGRIPQRWHAQASSPVEGRAKLG